One genomic window of Piliocolobus tephrosceles isolate RC106 chromosome 19, ASM277652v3, whole genome shotgun sequence includes the following:
- the LOC111548866 gene encoding uncharacterized protein LOC111548866: MVFSAEAWTFFFAGPWCLERILPGRRDSRPFAQLPRPDPRSGLVSRDTRGRHLSDGSGGADVPRAGRALARQPRVRVVSVSVKTVSADRSLQREEGRAPWTLQDAACGEGAPVPVCIVQPWGCGFLS, translated from the exons ATGGTGTTTTCTGCAGAGGCGTGGACTTTCTTCTTTGCAGGCCCGTGGTGTTTG GAGAGGATCCTCCCTGGCCGGCGGGATTCACGACCCTTTGCGCAGTTGCCTCGTCCAGATCCACGCTCAGGACTGGTCTCGCGTGACACGCGCGGCCGGCACCTGTCAGACGGAAGTGGAGGGGCTGACGTGCCGCGCGCGGGCAGAGCTCTAGCCAGGCAGCCCCGAGTGCGCGTCGTGTCCGTGTCAGTGAAGACGGTGTCTGCAGACAGGTCCCTGCAGCGGGAAGAGGGAAGAGCTCCGTGGACCTTGCAGGACGCAGCCTGTGGGGAAGGGGCTCCTGTTCCCGTCTGCATCGTGCAGCCCTGGGGCTGTGGTTTCCTGTCCTAA